Proteins encoded by one window of Dokdonella sp.:
- a CDS encoding histidine phosphatase family protein, with translation MDLILTCHGTTDADAALCVGHGDPPLSARGFTDVQGLAAGWTGAAPRFLFSSDLRRAQQSAQVFAARFAIEPLVDERLREFDFGRWEGRRWDQIAREDALAYRHWLDNWVIQPAPDGESFADVLRRTAVWLSALLGTTQGNDRVLAVAHPGSIRALLCHALGLPPARATALAVEPAKVTRVCWRNGQFDVACVNSAVFPAD, from the coding sequence ATGGACCTGATCCTCACCTGCCACGGCACCACCGATGCCGATGCCGCGCTCTGCGTGGGGCATGGCGATCCACCGCTGTCGGCACGCGGCTTCACCGACGTGCAAGGCCTCGCCGCGGGCTGGACCGGGGCGGCGCCGCGCTTCCTGTTCAGCAGCGACCTGCGCCGCGCGCAGCAATCGGCACAGGTGTTCGCCGCGCGCTTTGCAATCGAGCCCTTGGTCGACGAGCGCCTGCGCGAGTTCGATTTCGGCCGATGGGAGGGCAGGCGCTGGGACCAGATCGCGCGCGAGGATGCGCTGGCATACCGGCACTGGCTGGACAACTGGGTGATCCAGCCGGCTCCGGACGGCGAGAGCTTCGCCGACGTCCTGCGCCGGACCGCAGTCTGGCTGTCGGCCCTGCTCGGCACCACGCAGGGCAACGACCGCGTGCTCGCCGTAGCTCACCCCGGCTCGATCCGCGCCCTGCTCTGCCATGCGCTCGGCCTGCCGCCGGCACGCGCGACCGCGCTCGCGGTCGAACCGGCGAAGGTCACGCGGGTGTGCTGGCGCAACGGCCAGTTCGACGTCGCCTGCGTCAACAGCGCCGTGTTCCCGGCGGACTGA
- a CDS encoding histone deacetylase family protein, with the protein MGVALYTHRACLDHVPGPGHPESPARLTAVLQALDDDRFATLERIEAPRATRAQLLRAHHAGHLAGVLDAPDVDGRRLDADTVMSTGSKEAALRAAGAVCAAVDRVMQGDTRRAFCAVRPPGHHATAQAVMGFCLFNNIAVGAMHALAEHGLARIAIVDFDVHHGNGTQDIFWSEARVLFASTHQSPLYPGSGSARERGVGNIINAPLPPGTGSAGFRAAMTDLVLPAVDAFAPQLVLVSAGFDAHRLDPLANLDLDSDDYAWITRRLVELAERHAQGRIVSTLEGGYSLTALRETVAVHVTELLHGCDPD; encoded by the coding sequence ATGGGCGTCGCCCTGTACACGCATCGGGCCTGCCTCGACCACGTCCCCGGTCCCGGCCATCCCGAATCGCCCGCGCGCCTGACCGCCGTCCTGCAGGCGCTCGATGACGATCGTTTCGCCACGCTCGAACGCATCGAAGCGCCGCGCGCGACACGCGCGCAACTGCTGCGCGCACACCACGCCGGACACCTCGCCGGCGTACTCGATGCGCCCGACGTCGACGGTCGCCGTCTCGATGCCGACACAGTGATGTCGACCGGCTCCAAGGAAGCAGCGCTGCGCGCGGCCGGTGCGGTCTGTGCGGCAGTCGACCGTGTCATGCAAGGCGACACCCGCCGCGCGTTCTGCGCGGTGCGCCCGCCGGGCCATCATGCCACCGCACAGGCGGTGATGGGGTTCTGCCTGTTCAACAATATCGCCGTCGGCGCCATGCATGCGCTGGCCGAACACGGCCTTGCGCGCATCGCCATCGTCGACTTCGACGTCCACCACGGCAATGGCACGCAGGACATCTTCTGGTCCGAGGCACGCGTGCTGTTTGCCTCGACGCACCAGTCGCCGCTGTATCCAGGCAGCGGCAGCGCACGCGAACGCGGCGTCGGCAACATCATCAACGCACCGCTGCCGCCGGGCACCGGTTCGGCTGGATTCCGCGCGGCGATGACTGACCTCGTGCTGCCGGCGGTCGATGCCTTCGCCCCTCAGCTCGTGCTCGTCTCGGCCGGTTTCGATGCGCACCGGCTCGACCCACTCGCCAACCTCGACCTTGACAGCGACGACTACGCCTGGATCACGCGCCGCCTGGTCGAACTGGCCGAACGCCATGCACAGGGCCGAATCGTGTCCACACTCGAGGGCGGCTACAGCCTGACCGCCTTGCGCGAGACTGTGGCGGTGCATGTCACGGAGTTGCTCCACGGCTGTGATCCGGACTGA
- a CDS encoding cob(I)yrinic acid a,c-diamide adenosyltransferase — protein sequence MGNRLSKIYTRTGDDGSTGLGDGSRVGKDNPRVGAYGAVDELNSALGVVLACEVPEAVRDVLTRVQHELFNLGGELCIPGMALVHAAEIERLERELDGFNEDLPPLKDFILPGGGMAAAQCHLARTICRRAEREVVALSRTESVRAEAMRYLNRLSDLLFVIARVLARASAHGEVLWQHERVRR from the coding sequence GTGGGCAACCGCCTCTCGAAGATCTATACACGCACCGGCGACGACGGTTCGACCGGCCTCGGCGATGGCAGCCGCGTCGGCAAGGACAACCCGCGCGTCGGTGCCTACGGCGCGGTCGACGAACTCAACAGCGCGCTCGGCGTCGTCCTCGCCTGCGAGGTGCCCGAGGCCGTGCGCGACGTGCTGACGCGCGTGCAGCACGAGTTGTTCAATCTCGGCGGTGAACTGTGCATTCCTGGCATGGCGCTTGTGCACGCCGCCGAGATCGAGCGCCTCGAACGCGAGCTCGATGGCTTCAACGAGGATCTGCCGCCACTCAAGGATTTCATCCTGCCGGGCGGCGGCATGGCCGCGGCGCAATGCCACTTGGCCCGCACGATCTGCCGGCGCGCCGAGCGCGAAGTGGTCGCACTATCGCGCACGGAGAGCGTGCGCGCCGAGGCGATGCGTTATCTCAATCGATTGTCCGACCTGCTGTTCGTCATCGCCCGCGTGCTTGCCCGCGCCTCGGCGCACGGCGAGGTGCTGTGGCAACACGAGCGAGTGCGCCGCTGA
- the lptD gene encoding LPS assembly protein LptD yields the protein MIHSTRSIRLRRPLAAAILCALCMPGLAAESDAPICPIGIHACPRPSADWSQCPPNDLLEFHVPGLPTSGERTAADTEVEARYGSSADGDTYVLEGDASIRQLDQLIRADRFTYTQSSTAWSAEGAVRYQDRNLLMSAKSGRGTTAPASGSLDGVRYQLLSSRGNGRAGAAVLKDTDHAELTDTSFSTCPLDSPGWEFRAREMQLDQAEGVGVARDLSFRIADVPVFWLPYATFPLDDRRKSGFLFPEFGYNDRRGFDFSLPYYLNLAPNYDLTLTPRLMSHRGLMLGGEFRYLTDSSRGSVELNLLPDDRKDDGSRRLFHWDNRSRFSRHWGAEIDINRASDDRWFEDFGRSLNIAATSLLPSRAYVVGNGTWWNARIGGDEYQITDPTLPGAAEPYRRLPRVTFDAERNLFGGIDGGIRSEFVAFSNDDAVDGRRLDLHPYLAYPIDAAAYFMRPEIGYRYTRYDIDRDGNRHPDRGMPIASLDAGLRFERALNLAGGDWTQTLEPRLYYLHVPYRDQDDLPLFDTQETPFSFGQLFRTNRFVGADRQMDANNLTLALTSRLLDGDGTERLSASIGQIRHFDDQRVQLPGRPATDFSGSAYIGELDLRISDRWRATLANQWNPNSDRTDLSSIGIQNRFGREGVANLSYRFRRDFLEYVDGSVLVPISGAWRFVARWNYSLRDNTTLEAFAGIEHDSCCTAWRVLGRRYVHNIEGDATNALYFEVEFKGIGSIGQKTGDFLRRAILGYQ from the coding sequence GTGATCCACTCGACCCGCTCTATCCGCCTGCGGCGACCGCTCGCCGCAGCCATCCTGTGCGCGCTGTGCATGCCCGGCCTGGCGGCCGAGAGCGATGCACCGATCTGTCCGATCGGTATCCATGCCTGTCCGCGCCCGAGTGCCGACTGGTCGCAGTGCCCTCCGAATGATCTGCTCGAGTTCCACGTGCCGGGACTGCCGACCAGCGGCGAGCGCACGGCTGCTGACACCGAGGTCGAGGCGCGCTACGGCAGCTCCGCAGACGGCGACACCTATGTGCTCGAAGGCGATGCCAGCATCCGTCAGCTCGATCAGCTCATCCGCGCCGACCGCTTCACCTATACGCAGTCGTCGACGGCATGGAGCGCCGAAGGCGCGGTGCGCTACCAGGACCGCAACCTGCTGATGTCGGCCAAGAGCGGACGCGGCACGACCGCTCCGGCAAGCGGCAGCCTCGATGGCGTGCGCTACCAGCTGCTGTCCTCGCGCGGCAACGGTCGAGCCGGCGCCGCTGTCTTGAAGGACACCGACCACGCCGAACTGACCGACACGAGCTTCAGCACCTGCCCGCTCGACTCGCCAGGCTGGGAGTTCCGTGCGCGCGAGATGCAACTCGACCAAGCCGAAGGTGTCGGTGTCGCCCGCGACCTGAGCTTCCGCATCGCCGACGTGCCGGTATTCTGGCTGCCGTACGCGACCTTCCCGCTCGACGACCGGCGCAAGAGCGGCTTCCTGTTCCCCGAGTTCGGTTACAACGATCGGCGCGGTTTCGACTTCAGCCTGCCGTACTACCTCAATCTCGCACCGAACTACGATCTCACCCTGACGCCGCGCCTGATGAGCCACCGCGGCCTCATGCTCGGCGGTGAGTTCAGATACCTCACCGATTCCAGCCGTGGCAGCGTCGAACTGAACCTGCTGCCCGACGACCGCAAGGACGATGGCAGCCGCCGCCTGTTCCACTGGGACAACCGCTCACGCTTCAGCCGTCACTGGGGCGCGGAAATCGACATCAACCGCGCCTCCGACGACCGCTGGTTCGAGGACTTCGGCCGCAGCCTCAACATCGCCGCGACCAGCCTGTTGCCGTCACGCGCCTACGTGGTCGGCAACGGCACCTGGTGGAACGCGCGCATCGGCGGCGATGAATACCAGATCACCGACCCGACCCTGCCTGGTGCCGCCGAACCCTACCGTCGCCTGCCGCGCGTGACCTTCGACGCCGAGCGGAACCTGTTCGGCGGGATCGACGGCGGCATCCGCTCGGAGTTCGTTGCCTTCTCCAACGACGACGCGGTCGATGGCCGCCGTCTCGACCTGCATCCCTATCTCGCGTATCCGATCGACGCTGCGGCGTACTTCATGCGACCAGAGATCGGCTACCGCTACACGCGCTACGACATCGACCGCGACGGCAACCGCCACCCCGACCGCGGCATGCCGATCGCCAGTCTCGATGCCGGCCTGCGTTTCGAGCGCGCCCTGAACCTCGCCGGCGGCGACTGGACGCAGACCCTCGAACCGCGCCTCTACTACCTGCACGTGCCGTATCGCGACCAGGACGACCTGCCGCTGTTCGACACCCAGGAAACGCCATTCAGCTTCGGCCAGTTGTTCCGCACAAACCGCTTCGTCGGCGCCGACCGTCAGATGGATGCAAACAACCTGACCCTTGCCCTGACCTCACGCCTGCTCGACGGCGATGGCACCGAGCGCCTCAGCGCGAGCATCGGCCAGATCCGCCATTTCGACGACCAGCGCGTGCAGTTGCCGGGCCGCCCAGCCACCGATTTCTCCGGCTCGGCATACATCGGCGAGCTCGACCTGCGCATCAGCGACCGCTGGCGCGCCACCCTGGCCAACCAGTGGAACCCGAACAGCGACCGCACCGACCTGTCGTCGATCGGCATCCAGAACCGCTTCGGCCGCGAGGGCGTGGCCAATCTGTCCTATCGCTTCCGCCGCGATTTCCTCGAATACGTCGACGGCTCAGTGCTGGTGCCGATCAGTGGCGCGTGGCGCTTCGTCGCGCGCTGGAATTATTCGCTGCGCGACAACACCACCCTCGAAGCCTTCGCCGGTATCGAGCACGACAGTTGCTGCACGGCGTGGCGCGTGCTCGGCCGCCGCTATGTGCACAACATCGAAGGCGACGCGACGAATGCGCTGTACTTCGAGGTCGAATTCAAGGGAATCGGCTCGATCGGGCAGAAAACCGGCGATTTCCTGCGCCGTGCTATCCTCGGCTACCAGTAG
- a CDS encoding polymorphic toxin type 44 domain-containing protein yields the protein MTDTLDTVRDRLAESLTDWDVTEDDLKDIHSTLASVSPSEINDVVAQLGDEELQHWADEANSWVNGLSAGDRDALLNTLAGALDGTQLARVADAFGVEPTTAAVIRAGDATQKVEYLDALGSQIQGGPQAFTANFGSMTTHYGNAEAHAAADVLASLADSPNAFADAVRRLDQAGKLDGVLEAASGHASTTISTGAMLPPVTLHDFQPATLDRIIGAAQGGDLALRTTVFESAAEALGAMQSAISSTPGGDPRLDATADNTAKALSGLLGRDEAIAAGIGIVPEHPPTASPTANIELASQHRDFPLNLPWFKDQVDSHAPWDYKQQGAQYENFGNFNYGMTAAAAGIPEDVALRAAGWKQQQSGTSRPEWGGPLDFGGSYGDDPRDQQQIRDGYAYHRSGLWRVWGD from the coding sequence ATGACCGACACCCTCGATACCGTCCGCGACAGGCTCGCCGAATCGCTCACCGACTGGGATGTCACCGAGGACGATCTCAAGGACATCCATTCCACGCTCGCCAGCGTTTCACCGAGCGAAATCAACGATGTCGTCGCGCAGCTGGGCGACGAGGAACTGCAACACTGGGCAGACGAGGCCAACAGCTGGGTCAACGGCCTCAGCGCCGGTGACCGCGATGCCCTGCTCAACACGCTTGCCGGCGCGCTCGACGGCACACAGCTGGCCCGCGTCGCCGATGCCTTCGGCGTCGAGCCAACCACCGCCGCGGTGATCCGCGCGGGCGATGCGACGCAGAAGGTCGAATACCTCGATGCGCTCGGCAGCCAAATCCAGGGTGGCCCGCAGGCGTTCACGGCGAACTTCGGCAGCATGACCACCCACTACGGCAACGCCGAGGCACACGCCGCCGCCGACGTGCTGGCCAGCTTGGCCGATTCGCCGAATGCATTCGCCGACGCGGTGCGCAGGCTCGATCAGGCCGGCAAGCTCGATGGCGTGCTTGAGGCGGCGTCCGGCCATGCCAGCACGACGATTTCGACCGGCGCAATGCTGCCACCGGTCACCTTGCATGATTTCCAGCCGGCGACGCTCGATCGCATCATCGGCGCCGCCCAGGGTGGCGATCTCGCCCTGCGCACGACGGTGTTCGAATCGGCAGCCGAGGCGCTCGGCGCCATGCAGTCGGCGATCAGCTCCACGCCCGGCGGCGATCCGCGCCTGGACGCCACGGCAGACAACACGGCCAAGGCCCTTTCCGGTCTGCTCGGCCGCGACGAGGCAATTGCCGCCGGCATCGGCATCGTGCCCGAGCATCCACCGACGGCATCGCCGACCGCCAACATCGAACTTGCCTCGCAACACCGGGACTTTCCGCTGAACCTGCCGTGGTTCAAGGACCAGGTCGACAGCCATGCGCCCTGGGACTACAAGCAGCAAGGCGCGCAATACGAGAACTTCGGCAACTTCAACTACGGCATGACCGCCGCTGCGGCCGGCATTCCCGAGGACGTCGCCCTGCGTGCCGCGGGCTGGAAGCAGCAGCAGAGCGGTACCTCGCGCCCGGAATGGGGCGGCCCGCTCGATTTCGGCGGCAGCTACGGCGACGACCCACGCGACCAGCAGCAGATCCGCGACGGATATGCCTACCACCGCTCGGGCCTGTGGCGGGTCTGGGGTGATTGA
- a CDS encoding peptidylprolyl isomerase produces the protein MNKPFVLAVLALSMALPAAHAQLMPSEPLDGIVAVVDEDVILRSELERSVEAIITQYARNPQQLPPRAELERQVLDRLIMVKLQVDRADGTGIKLSDADVDQTITQIARQNRLDVGQLRQAVQQQGLSWEAFRKNVHDETIVQRLRQRVVQSRVQVSDTEIDLMLKNGGVSSLELHLGHILITLPDGATAGQIDVARAKAEDVSRQIAEGLDFTAAAIRYSDAQNALEGGDLGWRSANEVPPAFAEIAERLSPGETAAPVRGPNGFHIIKLVERRSGGQQLVTEYHARHILIKKTELVSNDQARSKIEDIRRRALAGEDFGTLAREYSEDAPTANIGGDMGWFVLNAYGTRVAEALQDNADGQISEPFETDVGWHILQRIATRTEDRTNEAERDKARQTLGARKAEEEYESFLRQMRSEAFIDIRLPGASGAG, from the coding sequence ATGAACAAGCCGTTCGTCCTCGCCGTTCTCGCCCTATCCATGGCCCTGCCGGCCGCACATGCGCAGTTGATGCCGAGCGAACCACTCGACGGCATCGTCGCGGTGGTCGACGAGGACGTCATCCTGCGCAGCGAACTCGAGCGCTCGGTCGAGGCAATCATCACCCAGTACGCACGCAACCCCCAGCAGTTGCCGCCGCGCGCCGAGCTCGAGCGCCAGGTGCTCGACCGCCTGATCATGGTGAAGCTGCAGGTCGACCGGGCCGATGGCACCGGAATCAAGCTGTCCGACGCCGATGTCGATCAAACCATCACCCAGATCGCCCGGCAGAACCGCCTCGACGTCGGCCAGCTGCGCCAGGCCGTGCAGCAACAGGGCCTGTCGTGGGAGGCGTTCCGCAAGAACGTGCACGACGAGACGATCGTGCAGCGCCTGCGCCAGCGCGTCGTACAGAGCCGTGTGCAGGTCAGCGACACCGAGATCGACCTCATGCTCAAGAACGGCGGCGTGTCGAGTCTCGAACTGCACCTTGGCCACATCCTCATCACCCTGCCCGATGGCGCCACCGCCGGACAGATCGATGTGGCCCGGGCGAAGGCCGAAGATGTCAGCCGCCAGATCGCGGAAGGCCTCGATTTCACCGCTGCCGCGATCCGCTATTCGGATGCGCAGAATGCCCTCGAAGGCGGCGACCTGGGCTGGCGTAGCGCGAACGAGGTACCGCCTGCCTTTGCCGAAATCGCCGAGAGGCTGTCGCCGGGCGAGACCGCTGCACCGGTGCGTGGACCGAACGGCTTCCACATCATCAAGTTGGTCGAACGCCGCAGCGGCGGGCAACAACTCGTCACCGAGTATCACGCACGCCACATCCTCATCAAGAAAACCGAGCTCGTCTCCAATGACCAGGCGCGGTCCAAAATCGAAGACATCCGCCGCCGTGCACTCGCTGGCGAGGATTTCGGCACGCTCGCACGCGAATACTCCGAGGACGCACCGACCGCGAACATCGGCGGCGACATGGGCTGGTTCGTGCTCAACGCCTATGGCACACGTGTAGCCGAGGCCTTGCAGGACAATGCTGATGGCCAGATCAGCGAACCCTTCGAGACTGACGTCGGCTGGCACATCCTGCAGCGAATTGCCACGCGTACCGAGGACCGCACGAATGAAGCCGAGCGCGACAAGGCGCGGCAGACGCTCGGGGCACGCAAGGCCGAAGAGGAATATGAGAGCTTCCTGCGTCAGATGCGCTCAGAGGCCTTCATCGACATCCGCCTGCCGGGCGCGAGCGGCGCCGGCTGA